A section of the Neofelis nebulosa isolate mNeoNeb1 chromosome 12, mNeoNeb1.pri, whole genome shotgun sequence genome encodes:
- the LOC131490944 gene encoding uncharacterized protein LOC131490944 — protein MAFILQMRKCKLKSARANPNPGAESGRGGGATLRLGDGLQDRAAGAGGREAAAVRTIGGATRLQLGLPGGSRGRASRPFSVPRGRPRRHRPVGPRRPPYVFGALGVAPPPAEAKAKAQTDAQAGDRRTFERPDPPPHTLSPQLPPRPGRRRFRRRGPYTLGLSWACGVDGRALCSGCALVGGRGEGPGGCATASGVHPCGHPLEYTLGPKKTFDLPEKAWRRSPEGSKPCAHY, from the exons ATggctttcattttacagatgaggaaatgcaaACTCAAAAG CGCCCGCGCCAACCCCAACCCCGGGGCTGAATCCGGGAGGGGCGGCGGGGCCACCCTGAGACTCGGAGACGGGCTGCAGGACCGAGCCGCGGGCGCCGGGGGCCGGGAAGCCGCCGCAGTGCGGACCATAGGTGGCGCCACGAGGCTGCAGTTGGGCCTCCCCGGCGGCTCCCGCGGCCGCGCGTCTCGGCCGTTCTCGGTCCCGCGTGGCCGTCCCCGCCGCCATCGGCCCGTCGGTCCGCGGAGACCCCCGTATGTGTTTGGGGCGCTAGGGGTCGCACCCCCGCCGGCggaggccaaggccaaggcccaGACGGACGCGCAGGCAGGGGACAGGCGGACCTTCGAGCGGCCGGATCCCCCACCTCATACACTGTCCCCGCAGCTGCCACCCAGGCCTGGGCGACGGAGGTTCCGGAGACGCGGGCCCTACACCCTCGGGCTTTCCTGGGCCTGCGGGGTGGATGGACGGGCTCTCTGCAGCGGCTGTGCTCTGGtgggggggcgtggggagggTCCTGGTGGCTGTGCGACAGCGAGTGGAGTCCACCCGTGTG GGCATCCTCTTGAGTATACGCTGGGCCCAAAGAAAACTTTTGATCTCCCAGAGAAGGCCTGGAGGCGAAGCCCCGAAGGCag CAAGCCCTGTGCCCACTACTGA